A genomic region of Paroedura picta isolate Pp20150507F chromosome 4, Ppicta_v3.0, whole genome shotgun sequence contains the following coding sequences:
- the LOC143836649 gene encoding protein-glutamine gamma-glutamyltransferase E-like: MADLTPTQLCWQVPANSQAHHTSCFNSSNLILRRGQVFNCTVYFNRPPQPGDSLGFIAETGQAPSESNHTRTTFPVSSELSRGCWSAAQISRDSNYINFALSSPPIAAIGHYKLKLRVTCGNKVTVQLLGQFTMLFNPWCKDDLVYLANEAERQEYVLNENGIIFVGNAQYIEARGWYYGQFQPNILNYCLMLLDLSLYHRQDPAGDMARRGDPRYVGRVVSSMINGNDNDNGVLEGKWNADFAHHENPSRWDGSVAILRKWAQDKYKPVQYGQCWVFAGVAGTVMKCVGMPTRLVTNFNSAHDSNGNLSIDKYYDPSGKSLKIGQDSTWDYHVWNESWFVRKDLGTAYSGWQVVDATPQERSQGVYQCGPASVQAVKQGDIELLYDTAFVFTEVNADINRWVVHKDGSRVRAYCDTSSIGTHISTKAVGSNQRVDITGTYKYPEGSAEERNIYKKACSKLPRSSSTPARRPSTLDGTSSELNTLPELYGKFRLAQPPVLGKDIELILTLANLSLAPKTVMVNLSASSVLYTRTAVQEILKETVHVRFDAQEEKHIPLRISYGRYGGSLTDDKKILVTALCDVTEGIKLLVEKAITLESPGISIAVPPNVQVNKPTTVEISYANPLPEPVDNCVLLVTLMGQAVKINVAGLAPGEKSKIYFEFTPRAAGAMQLHVDFSCNKFHHIKGFVLMKITPPASH; encoded by the exons ATGGCAG ATCTGACCCCGACCCAGCTCTGCTGGCAGGTGCCCGCCAACTCACAAGCACATCACACCAGCTGCTTCAATTCCTCGAATCTGATTCTGCGCCGTGGGCAGGTCTTCAACTGCACCGTGTACTTCAACAGGCCCCCTCAGCCTGGGGACAGCTTGGGCTTCATAGCTGAAACAG GACAAGCCCCTTCGGAAAGCAACCACACCAGGACCACCTTTCCCGTCTCCAGTGAGCTGTCCAGGGGCTGCTGGAGCGCAGCGCAGATCTCTCGCGACTCCAACTACATCAACTTCGCCCTCTCTAGCCCCCCCATTGCGGCCATTGGGCACTACAAGCTGAAACTGCGGGTGACCTGTGGGAACAAGGTGACTGTCCAGCTGCTGGGCCAGTTCACCATGCTCTTTAACCCGTGGTGCAAAG ATGACCTTGTCTACTTGGCCAACGAGGCAGAGCGGCAGGAGTACGTCTTGAATGAAAATGGAATAATCTTTGTGGGCAATGCGCAGTACATCGAAGCACGAGGATGGTACTATGGCCAG TTCCAGCCGAACATCTTGAACTATTGCCTGATGCTTCTGGATCTGAGCCTCTATCACCGCCAGGACCCAGCGGGAGACATGGCCCGGCGAGGAGACCCAAGATATGTGGGCCGTGTGGTCAGCTCCATG ATCAACGGCAACGACAACGACAATGGCGTGCTGGAGGGCAAGTGGAACGCAGACTTTGCCCACCACGAGAACCCCTCCCGGTGGGACGGAAGTGTGGCCATCCTCAGGAAGTGGGCACAGGACAAGTACAAGCCGGTCCAGTACGGGCAGTGCTGGGTCTTTGCTGGAGTGGCAGGGACAG tCATGAAATGTGTGGGGATGCCTACACGGCTGGTCACAAACTTCAACTCTGCTCATGACTCAAATGGAAACCTGAGCATTGATAAATATTATGACCCCTCTGGAAAGAGCCTCAAAATTGGCCAGGACTCCACATG GGATTACCACGTCTGGAACGAAAGCTGGTTTGTCCGGAAAGATCTTGGGACAGCCTACAGCGGGTGGCAGGTGGTCGATGCCACCCCGCAGGAGAGGAGCCAAG GGGTCTACCAGTGCGGACCAGCCTCTGTCCAGGCTGTCAAACAGGGCGACATCGAACTGTTGTACGACACGGCCTTCGTCTTCACAGAAGTGAACGCGGACATTAACCGGTGGGTGGTCCACAAGGACGGGTCCCGTGTCCGAGCCTATTGTGACACCTCCTCCATTGGCACCCACATCAGCACCAAAGCGGTGGGCAGCAACCAGCGAGTAGACATCACCGGCACCTACAAGTACCCGGAAG GCTCGGCAGAGGAAAGGAATATTTACAAGAAGGCCTGCTCCAAGCTGCCCAGGTCCAGCAGCACACCGGCCAGGCGCCCGAGCACCCTTGATGGCACGTCTTCCGAGCTCAACACGCTCCCGGAGCTCTATGGGAAGTTCCGGCTGGCTCAGCCTCCCGTGCTCGGGAAAGACATTGAACTCATCCTGACGCTGGCCAACCTGTCCTTGGCACCGAAGACCGTCATGGTGAACCTCAGCGCCTCGAGTGTGCTGTACACGCGCACGGCTGTCCAGGAGATCCTAAAGGAAACCGTGCATGTCCGTTTTGATGCCCAAGAAG AGAAGCACATCCCCTTGCGCATCTCGTACGGCCGCTACGGAGGATCCCTGACGGATGACAAGAAGATCCTGGTGACGGCCTTGTGTGATGTCACGGAGGGCATCAAGCTGCTGGTGGAGAAGGCCATCACCCTGGAGAGCCCGGGCATCTCCATCGCG GTTCCCCCAAATGTGCAGGTCAACAAGCCCACCACAGTGGAGATCTCCTACGCCAACCCCCTCCCGGAGCCGGTGGACAACTGCGTGCTGCTGGTGACCCTCATGGGGCAGGCTGTCAAGATCAA TGTGGCAGGACTGGCCCCCGGGGAGAAATCCAAAATCTACTTTGAGTTCACTCCCCGTGCCGCTGGAGCCATGCAACTGCACGTGGACTTCTCCTGCAACAAGTTCCATCACATCAAGGGATTTGTGCTCATGAAGATCACACCCCCGGCCTCCCACTGA